Within Oreochromis aureus strain Israel breed Guangdong linkage group 19, ZZ_aureus, whole genome shotgun sequence, the genomic segment TCCCTGCTGGAGTCGATCTCAAAGCATTTGGAATCAGTTCCAGGTGAACACTGCCCGAGATTTCCTGAAATGATCTCCAGGTTCTCTCTGTTCACTTTGCTCCTTGACAGTCTGCTGCAGTGAACCAGGCCGTGCATTTGGAAGCCACGGATCACATGTAGACTGACGGGAAGATGAGAGGAGGGTTCCCGACTGCATTGGGAAGCTTTTCTTAAATATGCAACTCTCTCCCAGGTTATGTTTGAGCATCATTTGCAGAGTTTTTTTGGCCATTTTGCACTGCACATCTGGGAGGGAAATGTCTCTTAAGAAATATATTTGAATTCACACCACAGCTTGTTGAAAGCTGGAGAGAGCAGTAATCACTGAGTTGCGATGATTCCCCAAGTTAGAGTGGGCGTGGAGGTGAAGTAGGGACACATAGTAGTAAACACAGCACAAATCTTCAAGTGTGATGAACTCTTTCCAGGAATTGTCAGGAAAGCAGATTTGCATCTAGAGTATAGACGTGTATGTATGCCTGTACTACATCTGGTCCTGCAGCGGGGCATGAGGCCGGGTCCTGGGGGACCGAGCCAGCGTGTGCGTTTTAGTCCTGACAGTCCACACCCTTATCTCAGTGTTAACTGAGGAGCACCCCTTCCTGTTTCCTTAAACAGACACGCTCCAGTTGGTGTCCACATCTAGATAACAAAGACTCTGCAAAGACAAGATTCTTTAAGTCCAAGCGGGTGTTTGTAATAATCCTAAATATAGACTCGGAGAACTCCAAACAAGATTCACCATCCTGCTGATTTCCAAGGAGAATGTGCTTCGGCTTAACCTGAGTATATGGATACGTGTTGGAGAATGAAACGGTGTGGTTTGGTGTTGATGTGAAAGAACaggggaggtgtgtgtgtgtctgtgggagAGAGGAAAGCAACGTGATATGCATGTGTACGTGTGCGCGCATGTATCCAGAGtaatcaggtccagctgtggTCTTGAGTCAGTGGTCAGATGAGGGAACGGCTTGGCTCAGACTTGCCTCCTCCTCCACATCTTCATCCATTCTTCATCTAATTACCACCCTTCCCAATCCCTCCACTCCTCCACACTCTCGCAGTTCCCCAGCTTGCATTTCTCCACAGTCTGTGAACTCCCTTTCCTTAAATCTGTGTGTGATTCCAAAAACTTCTATTGTCCTCCCTGACTTCTCTGACTTTCTTCCACatccctctgtttttcttttatgatGTTGGTCgcttaacattttttaatagtCTGGTATCGTTTACCTCTTGGCTTCATTGGCTCTGAGTGCCTGTTTTGATGTCTGGGGGTAGTGTTTGTGCATGTCTGCTGCTACAGGGCTTTAAGAATGAAAGCTGGAAGCGTTCTTTTACATCACAAAGATATGAAACTGAATCAGGGTTGGGATTTAGTTTTCCcaagtcaaaaaaaaaacaaaccagtttTTGGATCACAGCCACACCGATGGTGTCGCAGAAGGCAGTTTCACAATGCAATCTTTGGTCCGCCTCCCAAACGTTGCTtacatttgctttgtttttctgtctgtgtcgGAGCTTGTTCGGCTTCGAGTCGGGTTTTTTCTCCAAGAATGATTTTAAAAACGAGCAGACCACTTTTGTTCTCATGATCCAGTTTTGCCTCATTTGAGTTGGCTTGCCAGCTTCCCCCCCCCCCGGCTTGCTGAGGCCTGCTGCGGCCTGCTGCTCGCTTCAGCTCAACTTGTCGTATAATGAGGGCCAAATGGATATTTGATAGTTTATTTGATTGCAGTCATTCTCTGTGGAAAGCTGAGCTGTTTGATTTTGTCTGTCCGATTAACTTAAAGCCAACTTTAATCCTCTGGATTTTCATGGCATTGTTGTGAAAATAATTTTGATTGCATGGGTTATCtgtaacatttttattatatttctctCAGTCCTGATCagaagtttaagaccacttgaaagatggcaaaaaaacatattttgcatggctggatcttaacaaggttccaagtcgAGCTTCATCATGCAACAAgtagaaatgggagtgagacaaaacatttttttgagcatgcagtttattgaaactgaaacaggctgttttacagctgtgaaaagtttaggaccacatgcctttaaagggccaaatctgtgcaaaaacgtggatttattgtcattttctgtcatgatgttctgatggcaaaggcaaaaaatctTTCCCTTAACCTTCCCCCTGTGGTCTTGAACTTTTGATTGGGACTGTATGACAGATTATTTACAAAATTTATAGCCGTCCAATCAGCTTCTGCTGCACTTGTGTTTGGCTTACCAAAAGTCAGCTGTGCCAGCATATGCCCACACAGAACAtggatggtaaatggtaaatggcctgtatttatatagcgcttttctagtccctaaggaccccaaagcgctttacatatccagtcattcacccattcacacactggtgatggcagctacgttgtagccacagccaccctggggcgcactgacagaggcgaggctgccagacactggcgccaccgggccctctgaccaccaccagtaggcaacgggtgaagtgtcttgcccaaggacacaacgaccgagactgtccgagccggggctcgaaccggcaaccttccgattacaaggcgaactcccaactcttgagccacgatcacccagGGTTGCTGTTTCTTAAATTAGTTGGACAAACTGAGATTTTCCTGCTAATAAAGTACCCTGTGTTTCCTTTCCAGTCAGAGCGTGGCGAATGGCTGCAGTTCCAGGCTGACCTGCAGGTGGCGGTGGCGGTGGCAGATCGCCTGAGAGCTGAGGCAGAAGAGGAGTTGACGGCGCTCCGAACAGCCCATAAAGACATTGAGAGGGAGCTGTCTGCTGCccagcagagacagaaagaggctGACGTGCAGCTGGTTACTCTGAGGGAAGAGTTGAAGGAGAGCAGGCAAAAACTGGCTAATCTCACCAAGGTCCAGGGCAAAAGTGAAGCCCAGGAACCTGAGAAGCCAAATGGAGAATCCAACAAGTCTGCGAACAAGGAAGAAAGCCACAGAGGCAGGGAGAGGGCGGTGTACAGGTTGGGAAGAGAAGGGCTGGAAAGTAAGAGTCAGAACGAGGTGGTGAAGAATGTCGCTGACGAAGAGGCGAAAACGGACTGTAAAGATGTGACTAAGCGCTACCTGAGAAATGTGACCAATGAGGACAGGAACAGAGAGGGGGTGCGATCCAGTGACACACGAAGGATGGTGACTACAGAGAGGTCAAGGTGAGAAAACGGTTCGAGCCTAAGCGTACGTCTGTGGAGCTGGACAGAgatttgaaaacaaaacctcTCTGCTCCACAATCACCAAACTTGGTCAGGACTGCAGTTGTGCTTTCTCTATAACATACTGCATTAACTCGACCACTTGAAAAGAATTTAAACAGTCCAATCTACACGTGGAGCGTGAAGCAGCTGTCTTAGGGGAGTtgatttggtttgttttatCCATTCTTTGCTGCAGAAGCCTGTCCAGATTGCCCAGCTCCTCAGAATCCAACACCATGCTGAACGGAACCTCCCAGTCAAATTCTGCTGCAACAGCTGCTCCTGCAAACAAGGTGAGACTCATACAGAGGAAGTGGCTTCATTAGGGTCTGCTTGTTGATGAAGACATGCATACTGTACGCACACACAGCTATACCTAATTagatacttttgtttttttctttaaaagaattTGTTGCAATTAAGAGGTCGAAATCTGGACTGGCAGGACAGCAGGTCAAGCAGTGACACAGGTGAGCTCACCCACACCTCGATCTACTACTGAACAATGTTTTTAACCATAGTCTCCATGTAAACGATGGGATTCAACCTCAATTTGTTGATTCATTCATAATTTTTAGAGCCAAAAGTGAGCATATTTAGATATTTACCCCTTACATAGTTATGATGAAAGGCTGGAGACCAAACGCTTTCTGTGTCatactgtaaacatgtttagtTTCTGATGTAAAGTTGGGCCTCTTAGAGATCTGAGAGTGAGCCTGAAGTAGTGACTCTAGTTGTTTTGGTCGTCGAGGTTTGGTTTGCTGTAAAGGTCATCTTTGACtcttttcttttaccttttcGGCCTTGCTGTACTTTAATTTCCTGTAGAGGTTTTTGCTGTTAGCAGCCTGTCATTGTAAATAATGACTTGCTCTGGAAAATAAAGGCAGCGCTGGTACAAACTAATGACAAGTACAGCCCTGCTGTTCTCTTTTAAGCTGATATCTCTTCCACACAATATATTTATGTGTAAGTCATAGCTGTTCTTTCTTCACATTCTAATTATGGCTTTaggtcattttaaaaagttttaaattacttttaaatacacacatttaCAAAAAGAGCCTTTAACCGTGTAGATGTTTGTGTTGGTAAGTTAAAATGTTTTGTGCTGTGACTAAGCCTTCCTGCACCGGATGCTCATAGCTTGCTGTTGTGTAACACAGGGTTGTTTCTTCTCTGTGCAGGAAAACGTGAGGAGTCTTTAAACAAGTACAATTCAGCCCTCACTGAGTTGCCGCCCACCAAGTGAGTCCACAGCGACATGCACTCTGTGAACAGTCACATCCTTTGTAAATCCAACGACTTGTTTGGACTGAAGCAAAATAGATCGTGAAGTTCAAGTAGAGATTCGGAAACACTTCTCGTGCGACGTTCAGTTTGCTCTACTGTAACTGACTCAagcgtgtgtgcatgttttcagGTCTCAGGATGGATTCAACCTGCTGCTGCGTCGCCATGGAGGCTCAAAGAGAAACTCGCTGCTCCGCTGGTGTCAGAGTCGAACCCAAGGCTACAAGGTGACCTCAAGATGCTTTTATATGTAGTTCGGTTTACAGGTGTGTGTGGGCTCTTGGTCATAATCTCCAAATCTGAGTATTCCAAACTCTGATAACAGAGTCCTTTTTTAAACATTCAAGAAACCTGGAAGGCTCCACATGTGCTCCCACCCCACAAAGACGGGGACCCGAGtgatttaaattattaaatccTGCCCTTGCTAAAATATTAGAGCTCCAGCTGACACTGGGTCTGGAATCAACTTTTACCCTCAGGATTAAATCATGTGACAGATCAACAGCTCCATTGTGTGTTTCCAGTAATATAACTGAAACTGTGTAACCATTAGTAGTGAACCTGTCAAAAGCATCTGATTTAGTAAATCTTGTCATTTTAGTagaaaaagtgtttttagaTTTTAGGATTATCTTTCTGGTAGAACTCCAAATGTGTCACATAAACTCTCCTCGCTGCTTGCAGAGGTGTTCCACAGGGATCCATCCTTGGGCCCTTTTCATTCACcctgtaaacaaacaatattatATCTGCCCCTCATAAAAAGTTTTATATACATTCACTAGTCATAGGATCATTGTAAAAATCCATAATTTGTGCACACTTAAATATGGCGATATTATTTATATGCATCTTTCTTCATCTGCCTTGAAGCCTCTTGATTCTGTGATTATGTGAAAAGTGAATGGCTCGCCTTAGGTGAGCGACGAGAGCTGAACTGTATGTTTATCTACAGCTTATTAACTTCTGACTACAGTTAAATACATGTTTACAGTATCAGGTCACATACATGTTAATATTAGCTCGGCCTTTTATTCCCACTGAACTTGAAAAACCAATTTAAATAAGGGACGAGCTGCCAAAACCTATGAGACTACCCTCTCTGGTTTCATTCAGACATCTTAAAAAGGTTTAAAAGGTACTTCTATATATGCAGCTGCCCTTGCACATGCTTTTCTAATAATAATCCATGAACATGTGTAATGTGTCTGAGCTTTTGCACATTTGTTTATAGACCTGTTTAAATAAAGGACTTAATACCAGTGGTAGTCTAACAGGTTTTAACACTGAAGTAATGAACATAATACATTTTTGTATCCTCTCCTCTTCATGCAGAACATTGACATTACCAACTTCAGCAGCAGCTGGGCCGACGGCCTGGCGTTCTGTGCCGTCTACCACACCTACCTCCCCTCGCATATCCCTTACAGCACCCTCGGCCCCGAGAACAAGGTAGTGCTGGTTTCTGTGTGACTGATGGGACGAAGCGACTTGTTTGTGTTAAACTTATCGATTTTACTTCTTTCTTTGTAGAAAGAGAATCTCAGTCTAGCGTTCAAAACAGGAGAGAGCGTTGGGATTGCGCAGTCTCTGGTAAGACTTTGTGTCTTTAACCAATTTcccattttacacacacacacacacacacacacacacacacacacacacacacacacacacacacacacacacacacacgaaacaGTTCTTTGTTTGTTGTGCTCATAAATGTGTCTCTTTAACAGACAGTGGAGGAGATGCTGAGAGCGGGCGGTCCTGACTGGCAGCGGGTTTTGAGCTACGTGGAGAGCATGTACCGCCACTTTGAGATGTAACTGCTGGAGGTACTGTCAAAGGGTCCCGCCACAGATGACACTTCAGAAACGCTGTCGAAGAAGCATAGTTTATCATAATTGTTCCCTGAATACTACTTTTGTTGGGTGGTTAAGAGCGGATGACCTTCAAAGCTACAGTTTGTAACTGAAATAGTCTCAGAAACAGCTGTCACAAAAGCCTGTAAACAAAGGATGTAAGCACAGATGGGCGTAAGCTGTGTGCACTCGTTTCTGTTCAGAGAATTAAAcggacatgcaaaagttacacATTTTAGCTTTTAAAGTGGATATTATTGTGACCGCCTTGTAGAAATTCCGGTTATGTGGAACCTTTTTAGCATCCTTCTGTTAAAGTGTGTACACGAGTTGCTGTAAATGTCTCCACACTGGTACTTTACGGTCAGAAAGTACTGTATTAGGTCTTCCATGAAATCTATAATCTTTGGCTTTTATATGTGATGCTTTGCAAGGATTCCACATCTGTTTGGACATTTGAGCACTGTGTAAATACACACTTTTGTCAGCACTTTGTTGATGTCAGAATGTAATGTGCAGTAGATGTTTATGTAGTCTTGTAAAGGCTGTGTGGGCATTCAGCTGCAAGGCCTCAGTCCAGGCAGAAACGTGTCTGATGATTTATCTTAGATaaagtttcagtttttgagTAAAGTTGGCGTTTCCTCACATAAAACACATGTAATCAAAATTTCAAAGTGCTTCTGTGATACTAACGAGAGAGCCGGTGCTGTTAAGTTGCTCAGGGATGTGCGTTAAAGAAGCGACACAGCTAAAGCAAATACAAGCCTCCACAAGCTTGCACATCCGGTTTCAACATCATCTCGCATCAAACCCGCATCCTCGCTGACGCGAATCTGGTATTTTTACGACGTGTTGAAAACTGTTGCCAAAGTTGTACGTGCCAAAATGAATCAAGTGCTCCTTACATTGTAAGATATGTTTGTATTTAACTAGTGTGAAGAATTATACCAAAgaaataaacagtttatttgGATGAAGTGGCGCCGTGAGTCTTGTTTATTAACCCCACTGTTAGGAGTGAAAAGAATGGACACGAAAATCCATTTATGGGCTTTTGGCTCAACATTCTCAACTCTTCTGTTTTGAACTGGGAGGAGCTCATGTTTGAAATTGGCTTAACCTTGGCtttactgccacctgctggtgaATATAAGGTTATGCCTGCTTCTGTTTGCCTGCATCTGCTGTTATTCCTCAGTAAAAAATTTTAATTGCCACTTAGTGGCTACAGCACGGTCAGTGTTGCACCCATCATGTCAACTCATAATCACCGCGATGCTATTTTTACCTCGTATTCTTTGTCCAACCTGTATTTATGTCTATAAACTTCTAAACAAGCAATTATAAAGACAAACTCATTTGAGTTTGAAAGCGCCCGAGATCAGCGGAGAGGGAGTGTTTCAGACAACTGTCGGATCAGTCTCATCACTTCCTCCAGAGACGCAACACCCACTGCCAGCCTGTCGTCTTTTGTTGTCACGAGATAATTAAAATGTCAAGCCTGTTTATTACATAGCTGAATTGTGTTAATATGGCTTTGTATTCAATTAGTAGCCCACAAAGTCCTGTAATGTAGCAAACTATTTCCTAAAACAACAGAGATTTGATTGGTGGTCTCAGTTTTCAAATAATATGGTAGTTTTGTGTCTAATACACATGCAGTTTTCTGTTCCTTGTGCCATTTAGGACGTTTTCTCCTTGTTATGGATACAATAACACCTCGGTGTTTCTCTCCGGGCTTTGGAAGTGGATTGGAATTGTCTGCACGGACAAATGATGCTGGTCTCTCCCCAGGCAAAGGTGTCAAGTGTGTGACACCCCCCCCCCGCTATGCTTAATGTGTCCTGCATGTGCGTGTGATATGTTTCCTAATCTTTCTATGCATGTGAGAGCAGCCCCCTGGGGCCCTGGcaggaggacaggaggaggagcttGGTCACTCAGGTACAGGTAAAGTGAAGCGTTTGCTGTCAGTTTGGGGTCAGAAGCAAACATTCGAAGCCTGAACATGAACGTGATCTGGACCCTAGCTGTAGCTGTTTGTTTGAAAGTTGTGAGTTTTGCTGTTTCTGGTTGGGCACAGGATTCATCCGGGTAAGTGGTGGAATTTGTTATGAAGGGAGTCACATTCATTTCCTGAACGAGAACGCCTGCATTCGTGAATGAATTGATGGAGCACAACCACATCAATATTGCACCTTTCTTCCCTCTGTGCCAGTGCTACGTTGTATCTGATCTCAGGTCCAGAGGTGGTGCACACTGGCGCGCCGACTCCTCTGGCCGTCACCGTGTTCGCAGACTTCCCGGGCACGGTGACAGCTGAATTGGGACATGGCAGCACCAAAGTATCGCTGACCGAAGACTTCCAAGAAGGTGATCTGCAGTCACACGCCGATTCAAGCTTGAATTAGTTTCTTTTGACTTTCAGGAGGGTTAAAAGGTCATTCTGTTTTAAAGGTTTGACGAGTGTCCTCACGCTTCCTCCTGTGagtatagtttttatttatgcagtagAGGGAAAAACAAAGTCTTTCTGACTGGGATCACAGTGTTAACACTTATGTCGTCGCTCCAGATTCCTGACTCCTTAACCCAGAATTCCCTCTTAAACCTGACGGTGCGGGGCTACAAAGGAAACAGTGTCATTTTCACCAACACCACCACCCTATCCTTCAGTCCCAGGAATGTGTCCACCTTCATCCGAACGGACAGGTCACGATACCATCCAGGGGACACAGTCAAAGTCAGAGCCATGTGTGTTCAGCTGGATAACCATCCATACAAGGACAGAGTGGATCTCTCTGTACGGGTACGTTTCTATTGTCTGTGTGAAAGaacaaagcctttttttcatTGTTCAGTGGGACCTTGACTGATATTCCTTTCTCACATGCAGGATCCCAGTGGGAATATCGTTGACAGGTGGGAGTCCACAGCCAATCTGGGAATTGTGTTGCAAGAATTCCCTTTGTCCC encodes:
- the si:ch211-195o20.7 gene encoding cytospin-A, which produces MGNFSTKDSHGPTGAQVDSFHTPPTTPQNDGAVFTTSAPQLPSSPTISVSSIPPVPVTTGKKSQHGTPTTPSARSPPPDWKPRPPVSANSSTVSAGVIPVNSKPAGAVAVSEKATVGRNGGPPTSTPRIPVTPEKSVPISPIKSPSSLSSASPVVGSSLGQNWRERDSGLSRSLPQCQEPKDGQSEELEKLLEECKLALGITASEDGSTNTAEILKHLLTEVKSLKSTLESERGEWLQFQADLQVAVAVADRLRAEAEEELTALRTAHKDIERELSAAQQRQKEADVQLVTLREELKESRQKLANLTKVQGKSEAQEPEKPNGESNKSANKEESHRGRERAVYRLGREGLESKSQNEVVKNVADEEAKTDCKDVTKRYLRNVTNEDRNREGVRSSDTRRMVTTERSRSLSRLPSSSESNTMLNGTSQSNSAATAAPANKNLLQLRGRNLDWQDSRSSSDTGKREESLNKYNSALTELPPTKSQDGFNLLLRRHGGSKRNSLLRWCQSRTQGYKNIDITNFSSSWADGLAFCAVYHTYLPSHIPYSTLGPENKKENLSLAFKTGESVGIAQSLTVEEMLRAGGPDWQRVLSYVESMYRHFEM